From Deltaproteobacteria bacterium:
CCTACGCGGTCGCGTACACCCGGGCCCGGGGCCTCCCGGAAACGGCCATCGAGCTCCAGCTCCTCTACGGGATGGCGGAACCGATTCACGTTGCGGTGCGCCGGCTCGGGTTCCCGGTGCGGGCCTACGCGCCGGTCGGCGATCTGATCGCCGGCATGGCCTACCTCGTGCGGCGGCTGCTCGAGAACACCTCGAACGAGTCGTTCATCCGTCACCGCTTCGCCGAGGGCCAGGCGCTCGAGGCGCTGATCGCGCCCCCGGCGGCGCGCACGCTGCCTGAGCCGGAAGCGGAGGCCGCGCCGCGCCCGCCGACCGACGCGGCGGCGCCGGCACCGTTCGTGAACGAGCCGCGCGCCGAGCTCCGCCGTCCGGGGCCGCGCGCGCGTCTCGTGGCCGCCGTGCACGAGGCGCCGCGCGCCTTCGAAGCTCCCGTGCTGATCGAGGGGACGCCGGTCCCGACGACCGACCTGCTCACGTCCGTCGACCCGGGGGAATTCGCGACCGCCGTCTGCCGCGCCGGCCACGCAGGACCCGCGGAGGCGGAGCGCGCCGTCGACGCCGCGCTCCGTGCCCTGCCCGCCTGGCGCGCCACGCCCTGGCGCGAGCGGGCCGCGACGCTCTTCCGCGCCGCGGCGATCCTCCGGCGTCGCCGCACCGCACTCGCCGCGCTCGAGGTCTTCGAGGCGGGGAAACCCCTCGCCGAGGCTGACGCCGACGTCTGCGAGGCGATCGACTACTGCGAGTACTACGGGCGGCAGGCGCTGCGGCTCGGCGACGGCGCTCCCGTCCGCCAGCGGCCGGGCGAGACGAACCTCTATCGCTACCAGCCGCGCGGCGTCGGCGCCGTCATCGCGCCCTGGAACTTCCCGCTCGCCATCCCGGCGGGCATGGTCACCGCATCCCTCGTCGCCGGCAACTGCGTCGTCTTCAAGCCCGCCGAGCAGGCGCCCGGGGTCGCTTTCCGGCTCGTCGAGATCCTGCTCGAGGCGGGCGTCCCGCCCGGCGCGCTGGCCTTCCTGCCCGGGATGGGCGACGTGGGCGCGCACCTCGTCCGTCATCCCGCCGTCGCCTTCGTCGTCTTCACGGGCTCGAAGGCGGTCGGGCTGTCGATCATCGCCGACGCCGCCGTGCAGCGCCCGGGACAGCGGCACGTGAAGCGCGTCGTCGCGGAGATGGGCGGCAAGAACGCGATCGTCGTCGACTCCGACGCCGACCTCGACCAGGCCGTCCCGGCGATCGTGGCGAGCGCCTTCGCCTACGCCGGACAGAAGTGCTCGGCGGCCTCGCGCACGATCGGCGTCGGGCCCGTCTTCGACGCGCTCGTCGAGCGGCTCGCCGGCGCGGCGGCGGTCGTGCCCGTCGGGCACCCGCGGGAGCTGCGCACCGTCGTCGGGCCGCTGATCGACGAGGACGCCTGGAACCGCGTGCGCGAGTACCGGGCGCTCGCCCGCGCGGAGGGCGAGGTCGTGTTCCAGCGCGACGACGTCCCCGGCGGCGGGTGGTACGCCGGCCCGACCGTGGTGGTGACCGACCGGCCGCACTCCCGGATCGCCACCGAGGAGATCTTCGGGCCGTTCCTCACCGTCATGCGCGCGGACGACTTCGACCAGGCGCTCGCGCTCGCCAACGATACCGAGTACGCGCTCACGGCCGGGCTCTTCTCGCGCTCCCCGGCGCGCATCCGCCGCGCCGCCGAGGAATTGCGAGCCGGGAACCTCTACGTCAACCGTGCCATCACCGGCGCGCTCGTCGGCTGCCAGCCGTTCGGCGGCTACGGCCTCTCGGGCGTGGGCTCGAAGGCGGGCGGGCCGGACTACCTGCTCCAGCTCGTCGAGCCGCGCGTCGTGACGGAGAACACGATCCGGCAGGGCTTCGCGCCGCCAGATGAGTGAGGCGTTCCGGCCCCGCATCATGCCGTGCTACACCGCCGGCATGCTGACGCTGTACGACTACCTGCCGTCCGGCAACGGCTACAAGGTGCGCCTGCTCCTCTCGCAGCTCGGCATCCGCTTCCGCCTGGTCGAGACAGACATCCTGAAGGGAGAAACGCGGACGCCC
This genomic window contains:
- a CDS encoding aldehyde dehydrogenase family protein is translated as MLDAFERDVQALARRITEAAGSEQPRVYHLGWWSERLLEWAMAHPRFKTQLFRFVDVFPACHDDADVLRHLEEYFDGVEMPRALRLGLGLTERVPFGAGISAAAARRNVRRMARQLIVGAAPEDALPRLERLWRAGEASTVDLLGEHIVTEAEADRYAARVAAMLEALVSATRTWPAAPLLERDPWGLVPRVNVSVKPTALTPLFAPPTAAEGLAEAERRLRPVLERARAAGATIHLDTEHDEAKDLTFELLRALGAAFPGGPQLGCVVQAYRKDAYADLRRLVDWSRDTLRLPLQIRLVKGAYWDSETIVAHAEGWPVPVFETKAETDASYERCARYLVDHAGQVRPAFGSHNVRSLAYAVAYTRARGLPETAIELQLLYGMAEPIHVAVRRLGFPVRAYAPVGDLIAGMAYLVRRLLENTSNESFIRHRFAEGQALEALIAPPAARTLPEPEAEAAPRPPTDAAAPAPFVNEPRAELRRPGPRARLVAAVHEAPRAFEAPVLIEGTPVPTTDLLTSVDPGEFATAVCRAGHAGPAEAERAVDAALRALPAWRATPWRERAATLFRAAAILRRRRTALAALEVFEAGKPLAEADADVCEAIDYCEYYGRQALRLGDGAPVRQRPGETNLYRYQPRGVGAVIAPWNFPLAIPAGMVTASLVAGNCVVFKPAEQAPGVAFRLVEILLEAGVPPGALAFLPGMGDVGAHLVRHPAVAFVVFTGSKAVGLSIIADAAVQRPGQRHVKRVVAEMGGKNAIVVDSDADLDQAVPAIVASAFAYAGQKCSAASRTIGVGPVFDALVERLAGAAAVVPVGHPRELRTVVGPLIDEDAWNRVREYRALARAEGEVVFQRDDVPGGGWYAGPTVVVTDRPHSRIATEEIFGPFLTVMRADDFDQALALANDTEYALTAGLFSRSPARIRRAAEELRAGNLYVNRAITGALVGCQPFGGYGLSGVGSKAGGPDYLLQLVEPRVVTENTIRQGFAPPDE